One part of the Phoenix dactylifera cultivar Barhee BC4 chromosome 4, palm_55x_up_171113_PBpolish2nd_filt_p, whole genome shotgun sequence genome encodes these proteins:
- the LOC120110672 gene encoding uncharacterized protein LOC120110672, whose product MARLMLFLLVVADIFATVAMARPSPVVVRADAVELIGSSAAKPPSSSLSPNDSEVVLAGAPENLQNRKCRSAFDKSIAGGEIILAGLATAIFAAVFCYIRVTRQRVEVSKY is encoded by the coding sequence ATGGCTCGCTTGATGCTCTTTCTATTGGTAGTGGCTGATATCTTTGCCACTGTTGCAATGGCTCGGCCTTCTCCGGTGGTAGTCCGAGCTGATGCCGTCGAGCTCATTGGCTCCTCTGCGGCCAAGCCCCCTTCCTCCAGTTTGTCTCCAAATGATTCAGAGGTAGTACTTGCGGGTGCGCCGGAGAATTTACAAAATCGGAAGTGCCGCAGTGCATTTGATAAGTCGATTGCTGGTGGAGAAATTATACTTGCTGGGCTTGCAACTGCAATTTTTGCCGCGGTTTTCTGCTATATTCGTGTCACTAGGCAAAGAGTTGAAGTGAGTAAATACTGA
- the LOC120110671 gene encoding uncharacterized protein LOC120110671, whose translation MEVGCLLLFQTLSSPLIRPPLRRHSWPVPSSPLLRASSSPPPIPSPPSAYPQGAYRGPKPRRDLVGDWVSNNDGFVRSLPIFVGGLSLLAVLLNRAFSGIAPEFLNDDGDEMRVLSSTAPSSTPFLHRRLFSRIESKLHTVSLGLSFPICSCWFLSLLRREITCAELWFSFVRE comes from the exons ATGGAGGTGGGCtgccttcttctctttcaaaccctctcctctcctctcattCGCCCTCCTCTCCGTCGCCATTCCTGGCCAGTCCCGTCCTCGCCTCTCCTTAGAGCCTCCTCTTCCCCTCCGCCtattccctctcctccctcggcTTATCCTCAG GGGGCTTACAGAGGCCCGAAACCCCGGCGGGATTTGGTAGGCGACTGGGTCTCCAACAACGATGGGTTCGTCCGGAGCTTGCCCATCTTCGTGGGCGGCCTCTCCTTGCTCGCTGTCCTCCTTAACCGCGCCTTCTCCGGCATCGCCCCCGAGTTCTTGAACGACGACGGCGACGAGATGAGGGTTCTGAGCTCCACCGCCCCATCCTCCACTCCCTTCCTTCATCGCCGTCTTTTTTCTAGAATCGAATCAAAGCTGCACACGGTCTCTCTTGGCCTCTCTTTCCCCATCTGTTCTTGTT ggtttctctctctccttcggaGGGAAATTACATGTGCCGAATTGTGGTTTTCGTTCGTTCGGGAGTGA
- the LOC103723868 gene encoding probable proteasome inhibitor isoform X1, with protein MATERTVLLLIRTSRPSFRNPHGKVAFAVHASFLAAGYFLAATGKNALSDNPPIGGEEVGIEGWDEQVGSYDFLYFATEMGQKKKFLVRCTVIGEFLTIDCLNLEGQQKEPLYLSIRVKDYLSHDENQISNYGELYKDLKGLVKNLNSSILAKLEPNVGSSGEGLHGSSAESAIRIQVNNPPQNLGVKI; from the exons ATGGCTACGGAGAGAACGGTACTGTTGTTAATCAGGACTTCCCGCCCATCCTTCCGTAACCCCCACGGCAAGGTCGCCTTCGCCGTTCATGCCTCCTTCCTCGCCGCCGGCTATTTCCTCGCCGCCACCGGAAAGAACGCTTTATCCGATAATCCTCCGATCG gTGGGGAAGAGGTGGGGATCGAGGGGTGGGACGAGCAGGTGGGTAGCTATGATTTTCTGTACTTCGCGACTGAGATGGGTcagaaaaagaaatttttggtgaggtgcaCGGTGATCGGTGAGTTTCTTACAATTGATTGCTTGAATCTTGAGGGACAGCAGAAGGAACCGTTATACTTATCAATccg GGTGAAGGATTACCTGTCCCATGATGAGAATCAGATAAGTAATTATGGGGAGTTGTACAAAGATTTGAAGGGCCTCGTCAAGAACTTGAATTCCAGTATCTTGGCTAAATTGGAACCCAACGTTGGGAGCAG TGGTGAAGGTTTGCATGGAAGTAGTGCTGAATCTGCTATCAGAATTCAAGTTAATAATCCACCTCAAAATTTAGG GGTTAAGATCTGA
- the LOC103723868 gene encoding probable proteasome inhibitor isoform X2: protein MATERTVLLLIRTSRPSFRNPHGKVAFAVHASFLAAGYFLAATGKNALSDNPPIGGEEVGIEGWDEQVGSYDFLYFATEMGQKKKFLVRCTVIGEFLTIDCLNLEGQQKEPLYLSIRVKDYLSHDENQISNYGELYKDLKGLVKNLNSSILAKLEPNVGSRVKI from the exons ATGGCTACGGAGAGAACGGTACTGTTGTTAATCAGGACTTCCCGCCCATCCTTCCGTAACCCCCACGGCAAGGTCGCCTTCGCCGTTCATGCCTCCTTCCTCGCCGCCGGCTATTTCCTCGCCGCCACCGGAAAGAACGCTTTATCCGATAATCCTCCGATCG gTGGGGAAGAGGTGGGGATCGAGGGGTGGGACGAGCAGGTGGGTAGCTATGATTTTCTGTACTTCGCGACTGAGATGGGTcagaaaaagaaatttttggtgaggtgcaCGGTGATCGGTGAGTTTCTTACAATTGATTGCTTGAATCTTGAGGGACAGCAGAAGGAACCGTTATACTTATCAATccg GGTGAAGGATTACCTGTCCCATGATGAGAATCAGATAAGTAATTATGGGGAGTTGTACAAAGATTTGAAGGGCCTCGTCAAGAACTTGAATTCCAGTATCTTGGCTAAATTGGAACCCAACGTTGGGAGCAG GGTTAAGATCTGA